Genomic window (Erythrolamprus reginae isolate rEryReg1 chromosome 3, rEryReg1.hap1, whole genome shotgun sequence):
GACCACctgtttttcctcctcttcctcctccctgtgTTACATCACTCTCCTCCGAAGGTCTTCTAACCTGTCCGTATTCTGGATATTTTGGTCTGAAATCATTTGCCCTTgttatgtggtctcaccagccagCGTGTAGCGACCACAATTGTTGCCCATCAATTCTCAGCAAGGGTtgaaggtgaggggggggggggggcacctgctTGCGTTCcgagtttttttccccatttggcTCCCAGGAGCTCATCTTCTCGGCCAGAACCTAGAGCCTAGACCGAGCCACCACCCACAGTCCTCCAAAGGGCTCCAGCTCAGGTAGCGCCTCTTCTTGGGGGGAGATGGAAGAGGGTTCATCCCCAGAGGAGTCCTgctgaggaggtggaggaggaaggatGTCCCCTCGGGCAGGGAAAGCACCTTGAAGCGTCCGTCCACAGATGGGCAGCACCGCTGAGCTTCGAAGGAAGAGCTctgaggagggagggatgggaggaGCTGCTCGCACCCAGGACCTCCCTCCCCAGCCTCCCACGTGGGGCGTGGGGAGATGGTTCCCCGGTTtccttccttggggaggggagtcccACGGGCTCATTCCCAGTGAGCTCTGGTGCAGGCGAGAGAGCACGCAGCCTGCTTTCTCCTTAGGTCAAGGGTCAAGGGCCAGGAACGAACACAGCCCTGCAAAGGAATGTTAAAGAACACCCATTTAACTCTCTTTTGCTGGCCCTTGGAGTTCATGGGACTGGCCAGAAGTGAGTCTCGGCACACGAATAGGAGTCCCCGGGTGTCTccaaaacagggatggaaaagccCTGGAGGTGGTCAAGGTAAACAGTTGTGAATCTGACTCATGCCAGTGACCCATGTGGTATTAGCAAGACCCACGAGGGAAATTAGCTGGCATCACCTTTGTCCACTCTGTTGTGACTTAACATCTAGTTTTTAAGAGTGTGGTTCAATACATTGTTCCCGACCAGAAGACTGTGTTAATTCAGTCTCCAAGTGAGGTGTGTCATGTGAACATTGTCCCCACCTTCCCAAATGGGGAGCAACCTAAGTTATTGCTATTTCTCCCTGCCCCcgcccctcccccttctctctccccccccccccccaactgatctcatagaaacatagaagattgacggcagaaaaagacctcctggtccatccagtctgcccttataccatttcctgtattttatcttcggatggatctaTCCCAGAcctgtttacattcagtgactatggactggccaaccacgtctgctctttcagtaaaataatactttcttctcacgttgcttctgatctttcccccaactgacctcagattgtgcccccttgttcttctgttcacttccctcctgaaccttatttaaccctttaacacatttaaatgtttcgatcatgtcccccctttcccttctgccctccagagtcTATGCAgatttgagttcattaagtcaatTGTGATAGGTTTTATGCTATAATGACCTTTGTTGCTCCACTTCAACACTAGGTCAAAGAAGGCACGACAAATTCATTGAGGATCTCAACCCCTTGAGAAGTTCACCCTGTCCATGAGCCCCCAGAACCGGCCACTGAAGGCCCAGCCCTGGATCTTCCTGGAAAAGCTGTCCTAGACAACCTGCCCCTTCCTGGAGAGGCTTCCGAGGGGGGCTGAATGGTTTCGAGGGTTTCCTAAGGTCTCGCCCAACACGTGCGTCCCCTGAACCTTGGTCGGAGTTTCCAGAAACATCAGCGGACTCTCATGGACAGGATGTCGGACCTCCGGCGCAACCTGTTTCAGGGCACCCTGGGTGGTCTCAGCAGTCTGGTGCTGATTATTGGCTGGGATTCTTTGGGTAACAGACAAAGTTGCCACGTTATAAGGACTTTTAAAGTCCTGAGTGAAAGTCAGGGGTTTCGGCCAAGGAGCCGGGACCCAGAGACAAGTTACCTGAAGACTTCCCTTGCTCAGGCCGTCGCTGAAGTCTTCTTCCTGATTACGCATAAAACATGTCCATTACTTTGACATCTGCTTTCAATTGGGCAGTTCTTAAATCTTTGAAAAGGGGGCGGCAGAATTGATCTAAGACTATTTGGGAagaaatggggtgggtgggagaaatgGATTTATCAGTTGTCTAGAGGGATGATAATTCTGCTTAAAGCAGTTATAAATTCTGTGACTGGAATAAACTATGCAAATGTACATACAATTCTGGTCATTGCTTCTTAATTGTCAAGTATATGAAGTTTTATTTTGCATGGGTAGAGTTTCAAGTTTTAAGCTTGAGGAAAACAAAGGATGCCGTGGGTGGAGCCAGACAATAGCGAACCAGTAGTGAATTACTGGGTTTTTGAACAGTGGGATCTATAAAGTTCATTCAGTTGTCTGTTTCCTAGTTCAAAATTCTAAACACCAAGGCATTGCTGCCTTTGCATGAGGCTCAGGTTGGGACGATTTTGTTCCCTGGTTTGCATGATTAAGGCATAAACATGAGGTTGCTTCATCAGCACCAGCCAGGGGGCCAGGTGtaccactaataataataatagtaatagtaataatagtaataataataataattaataataatagtaaatgcttatttataatgcccttttaaccaAGGGCATGACAGCAACCAAGGGCAGACAGTTGGTCCAAGCTCCAGCCTCAGGTAAggcggggcggggggcggggcccCTTTCGTGGCTGCCCCCCGGAGGGGAAACCGGAGTGCGGGCCCCGCCTGGAAACCCGGAGGGGGGGACGGAGGCCCACACGGAACCGgcagagggagggacggaggcgGAACCCGAAAGGCGGAAGGGGAGGGGCCTCGGGGAGGGGAGCTTCcgcgggggaggggagggtggcGCGTGCGCGGACCGGCCGTCGCCAAGGCAACCGCGTCAAGCGGCAACGGGGCCGGAGGATGAGCAGGTCGCCGGCCGAAGTGGAGGAGCCGGTGGCGCGGCGCTACGAGATCAAGCGGCGGCTGGGCAAGGGGGTGCGCGCCCGGGGAGGAGAGGGGGGCTTCCCTCGTAACCCCCCCCGCCCCCTCGCTGATCCCCGCCCCCCTCCCGACAGGCCTACGGGATCGTGTGGAAGGCGACGGACCGCCGAACGGGAGCCAGCGTGGCGGTCAAGAAGATCTTCGACGCCTTCCGCAACCGGACCGACGCCCAGGTGGAGCCcgcggggtggggggaggaggggtggGCGGGTGGAGCTCGGAGGGGCTGGGGAGGCCCACGGTGGAACCCCCCCCGCCTCCCTCAATCCCCCCTCGCGAGCCTTCTGCTGCTCTTGCCTTGCAGAGGACCTTCCGGGAGATCCTGTTCCTCCAGGTGAGCCTCCGCCACGAGGGCcttgtttggggaggggggaggcggaAGGGCCTTGTTTTGGGGTCAGCCAGGGGGGCTCCGGGCGACGCCTCCCCCTCCCGCCCCGTCCCCCCTCAGCCCTCGCCCTTTGTCTTGGGaagctgcccccccccaaaatagttGAAGAAGACAGACACCCGAGAGCAGCCAATCTTTTTAAATAGGTGTTTTGGCCAGTTCTATATATCAGCATTTTTGGATTTGTGTATGGGTTTCTATAGCTTTGTAAGAAATAATCGATTTTATATAAACGGTCGGCCACAGTCTatataaaaaagacttagaagggCTTGCTTGGTTGGTAACTGTTGAAGTGGCCAAGCTAACTGTTTATTTGCATTCTGCAAAAGCGAGAGACGCCCTATTTGCCGCAGATTGCAATAAGGACAATCATTAATTAAACTTCTTTGCTGCTGAATGAAATTGGGCAGCAGGCATCAAATGAAATTTCAGTAAAATCAAAaaaagataaagatgataaagggcGAACACGGTGCAGTCTAGTGGGGTGTCCCTTGCCGAAGGCCTGGCAAAGCAGAAGTGTTCCGTGGGCATATTGAGGCACAATTGTTTGTGCCACCATATTTTGAATCAGTTAAAGCTTCTGGCTGGTCTTGGaaagcagccccatgtagagtgtgctGCAGTCAGTCCAGCTGCAATGTGGCTAGGGCACCTCTGGAGGCCCACCCTGCCCATCTGCACGAAAAGAGTTGTGTGAAGGCCTTCCTGGGGATGCCTGCTCTTCAGGCAGGAGCTGCCAATCCAggaagacacccacccacccacccccacaccAGCATGGCTGGGGCAGAACCTGATGGTCACCCTTGGCCAGCCTGGAATCAAAAGATAAAATTGAAAGTACAGCTCTAAATCGGCGGGTGACCCGACCCAGATACTGTGTTTCCCaggaaataagaccctgtcttatattttttgaaccctgaaataagctcttGACCTTGTAGCCATGCACTCCAGGCTTTGGCCCGATTGGGCTTTTTATTGGGGGTGTCTTATTTGGAGGGAAACAGGCCAGCTGTTGAAAAGAAAGAGAGTAGAATCCTGTGGTGCCCTACATGGGGTGTCTAGTGATTggtctccacccccaccacccccaaaacCCAGGTTGAGCCTGCcttagaaaaagaagaagaacccCTTTGTAACGGTGGCCCTGATCCCCAGCTCAGAAGGATGGGattggttattgaaagggatgtccaagtgccgccgcccccgccccccctatgttggttgaggcaggcaggagacCCTTGGGTCCCACTTGGGGAAAGGAGGGTCTGGCCTCctcttcctgctcaagatccccacggacaAGGCTGCTCTTGATGGgccttggccccattcagcagggctcctctgAGGGTCTTATGGGAGCCTAGGCCAGGGCTGTGTGGGTCTTATGTCTTGCAGGAGTTTGGAGGGCATCCGAACATCATTCAGCTCCTGAACGTCATCCGGGCTCAGAATGACAAGGACATTTACCTGGTCTTCGAATCCATGGGTGAGCTCTTCCCAGCTTCCcaccagagagggagggaggcaggcaggcagccagcACCACAGGAGTCTGTCCAGCCGGATTCGAGCCCTAGAAGTTTGCTTGTTTAaactttttattgcattttcattTACAGttatttgtgttgttgtaaacacTTTGGGAGGCTTGTTTCCTGAAAGGAGGGATATAAAATAAttgtaataaatgaataaaattctaGGAGCTAGTCAGTTGCCAGGAAACCACACTGCCTCAAAGGCAGCAGATAAATGAATAAAAGCAaatttgtaaattttatttattttatttattttatttttatttatttagatttgtatgccgcccctctccgcagactcggggcggctcacaacaaagtgaaaaaacagtttacaacaaatctaaatttctactaaaaacatttaaaagaaaccccattttctaaacacacatacatacacacataccattcataaattgtatatgcccgggggagatgtctcagttcccccatgcctgacgacacagatgggtcttaaggagcttacgaaaggcaaggagaataggggcagttctaatctccggggggagttggttccagagggtcggggctgccacagagaaggctcttcccctggggcccgccaaccaacattgtttagttgacgggacccggagaaggcccactctgtgggacctaatcggtcgctgggattcgtgcggcagcaggcggtctcggagatattctggtccagtgccatgaagggctttaaatgcTATTTCAAATGAAAGTTTGAATGGAAGATAACCTtgtgaagattattattattattattattattattattattattattcattagatttgtatgctgcccctttccgtagatgaTTTGCAAAGCCAGGGTCTTGAGTGGGTTAAATTGTTCAGCAATTTGCAGTTATTTCAGGGTAATTAAAATGTGTTAACAATAGAAGTATATAGAAGAATCTTTTAGCAGATTAGGGTTTATAATGGGAACTTATGCTCTGTCAATAGGAAACCTTGAAAACCAAAGCCAGATCTCACATTCCACAATGTTTGTGGTGTGTTCTGCACAAACGGTGCTAGCGAAATGTTTTGGCCTGCAGCCGCCCTTAGAACAATGTCTATGTATCGCAAGGACGATACAACACATTCACTGCTGCTTTTACGTCCCCTGTTTCAGAGACCGACTTGCATGCAGTGATCAAGAAGGGGAATTTGCTGAAAGACATTCACAAGTGCTACATCCTGTACCAGCTCTTGAAAGCCACCAAGTTTATCCACTCAGGAAATGTTATTCACAGGGACCagaaggtatttattttatttatttattaaattttaagcCCTCCCTCTAATTCCTTCATGACTCTAGgcacttaaaaataaaaagacaaaggacttaaaaaaacccacacaggTCACCAGAAGAACAGAACATCAGCCACAAACAACCACAACTAAGGGACCTCCACAACCCCACTGCCCCCAGGGCCCTGGAGAACAACAAGGCTTTTAATAATTTCCTAAAAGTCATAATGTGGAGAATCTTGTGAGAATCTCTGAGAGAAACAGTTCCAGAGGACAAGTATCGTAAGAGTAGGTACATTTCCTGGATACTCCAAGGTGACCCTGTTTAATCAGTGGGACCCAGAGTGTATATGCCCCGTTTGCTTGATTGTGCAGGCAGGTGAGATAAACAGTCCTTTCAGATAGCCAGACATTCTGCCAGGAAGAGTTTTATGAATGAGGAACAGAAAATGGAATTCTATTGGTTCTATGGCCCGCCAGCAGCCCGTGCAGCTGGTAGCTGGTTCCGACAGGGAAGAGGCTGATGGGGTGATGTCCAGTGGCCTGTGAAGCTGGCACCCAAGTCGGACAGCggggaggctggagaggacttggtgccagaggTGGAGATTTTGGCCGGGGCCTCCAGAAGCCCCCACCAGGGACAAGGAcgaagaggaggagcctattgTCAATGCAGGGGCATGCAGCCAAGGgctcctcaggaggaggtctccttgggagtaaggcttggggccaATTGGCCACTCCCCCTAGCCTGTTTAAGGAAGGAGCCTATTTAAGGGGTGAGCCAACCAAAaggagccaatttgcaggaagcaac
Coding sequences:
- the MAPK15 gene encoding mitogen-activated protein kinase 15, whose translation is MSRSPAEVEEPVARRYEIKRRLGKGAYGIVWKATDRRTGASVAVKKIFDAFRNRTDAQRTFREILFLQEFGGHPNIIQLLNVIRAQNDKDIYLVFESMETDLHAVIKKGNLLKDIHKCYILYQLLKATKFIHSGNVIHRDQKPSNILLDRDCFVKLCDFGLARSLGQIEKEEGNPALTEYVATRWYRAPEILLASKWCDLWIHQLLP